CGGGCTTGTCGGCGAAGAAGTCCTTGCCCGCATCGAGCACGCGCACTCCGAGCGGAGCCCGCTGGTTCGCGATCGACGCGCTCGCGACGAGCTGCACCTCGGGGTCGCGGAGCACCTCCTGCTCGCTCGCCGCGGCCCGCGCCTGCGGGAACCGTTCGAGGAAGTCGGCGACCTTCGCGGGGTCGTCGTCGTGGACCAGCGACAGGGTCGCACCGGCCTCGATGAGCTGCTCGACCATGCCGTGAATGTGTCCGTGCGCCAGACCGACGGCCGCGAAGACGAACTCCCCGGGGCCGACGACCGGCTCGGGCAGCGGATCGAAGGTGTACGTGCGGGTCATCGGTCGTTCTCCTCGTCGGTCGCGGCGCCGTCGGTCATGTCGTCATCTGTCACGTCGTAGGTGCGCAGGCGGCCGCACATGCCGTATCCGCGATCCCCCACCGAGGGTACGGCCTGGTGCACGCGGGCGTCGGCGAGGTGCGCCACCGAGCCGGACGCGACGGCTGCGGCGAGCGCGAGCGACTGCTCGGCCTGCGCCAGCGGACGTGCGCGCACGAGGTCGCTCCACGCCTCGGCACGATCGCGCACCAACGCACCCGCGGCGGCATGGAAGTCGTCGAGCGCCGCATGATCGCCCGCGACGACCGCATCCCGCAGGGCCTCGAACCCGGTCACGGCGAGGTCCCGACGTGCGGACGCGCGCGCGGCTCTGCCGCTCTCGCCTCCGAGGGACGCCGCCGCCGCGTAGGCCTCCTGGTCTGCCACGACCTCTGCGGGGAAGGTCATCACGGCGTCCCCCGCCTCGGGCAGTCCCGCGTTGCTCATCAGCACGACGACGCGAAGGCCGCCGTGGTTCACGGCGCGATGGACGGTTCCCGGGGTGAACCAGACGACGGATCCCGCCGACAGCGCGGTCTCTCGAAAGCCGTCCGCGTCGATCGTCTGCAGCGCGCCCTGCCCAGATATCACCACGTAGGCCTCGGTCGAGACGAGGTGCATGTGCGGGCTCCCGCCGCAGATGCCGTCGGGCGCCGCATCCGCATAGACGTCCAGATGCGACAGTGACGTGCCGCCGGGGAACGACGACCCGCTCACGACGCGGCCTCGATCAGCGAGGCCTTCTTCTCGAAGAAGTGCGGCGCGTTCGCGACGAGCCGGCCCGCCCGGTAGTACGGGTCGGATGCCGCGATCGGCAGCGCCACGAACTCGCGCTCGAAGCCCGCCTTGTAGATCGCCGTCACGACTTCCACCGCGTTGCGCCCGTCCTGGCCCGTGGAGACCGGCGCGCGTCCCTCGCGGACGGCGGCGAGCAGATCGCCGATCTGCCCTTCGTGCCCGAGGTGGGCAAGTGGTGTGCGTGCGGCGACGAGCGCCTCGATGCGGGACACGACGTCAGGATCACCGCCCGGTTCCGGGAAGCCGTCAGGGCGGGATCGCTCCGCGACCACCGAGAACGGCTGGGACACTCGCGCGTGCGCGCCCTGGATCACTATCGCCTGTTCCTGACCGTGGTGCACGACCGAGCTGGTCAGCTGCGCGAGCCCGCGGTCATAACGGAAGATCGCGACCGACAGATCCTCGACCTCGGCATTCTCGTGCTGCGCGTTCGCGAGCATCGCGGTGATCTCGGTGGGGCTGCCCAGCAGCCACAGCAGCAGGTCGATGTGGTGGATGGCGTGGTTGAGCGTGCATCCGCCGCCCTCCTTCTCCCACGTGCCGCGCCACCAGAGGTCGTAGTAGGGCAGCCCCCGCCACCAGGCCGAGTCGACGCGGACGTGGGAGATCGATCCGAGCAGACCCGAGTCGACGACGTCTTTGAGGGTCGCGAGGTCGTCACGGAAGCGGTTCTGCGCGACGACGGAGAGCACCGTTCCTGAGCGTTCCTGCGCCGCGAGCATCGCATCGCACTCCTCAAGCGAGGGTGCCATGGGCTTCTCGACCAGCACATGGAGGCCGGCATCGAGCGCCGCGATCGCCAGAGACGCGTGCGTCGACGGCGGCGTCGCGATGCTCACGAGGTCGACCAGACCCGACGAGATCATCGCGAGCGGGTCATCGAACGCCGCGACCTCGGTGAGGCCGAAGGCGACGGCCTTACCCTCGGCTCTGCCCGGCACGACGTCGGCCAGCGCCACGATCTCGCAGGACTCGGGGAACGCGCGGTACGCCTCGATGTGGGCGTCCGCGATGCCGCCGGTCCCGATGATGCCGATCCTGAGCATGACGCGACTCCTCGTTGAGCTGTTACTACGTATTACTAAGACGTAGTAGATACTATCGAGGGACACCCCGGACACGTCAACCCCGGAAGGACGGCTGCATGGATCGGCGACCGACCAGCCACGACGTCGCGCATCGCGCCGGGGTCTCGCAATCGACGGTGTCGATGGTGTTCACCGGCCGCTCGGGCATCTCCGAAGCAACCCGCGACAAGGTGCTGCGGGCCGCGGCCGAGCTCCACTACCGGCCGAACCTCGCCGCCCGATCGATGCGCACCCAGCGCACCGGCCGCCTCGCCGTCGTCGTGCCGATCGCCACGATGAACCCGCTGACTCTGCTCTCAGGCGCGATCGCCGCCGCCCGAGACGAGGGCTATGTGGTCGAGGTCGTCAGCCTGCCCGATGACGCTGAGGAACGCGAGGGGCGATTGTCCGAGCTCGTCGACTCCGGGCAGTACGAAGGGGTTCTCGCTTTCACACCGCTGCCCTTCACCGACACCACCGGAGGTGGGCCGATCGTGCTCTCGGTCGGAGAGTTCGACGACGCGATGCACATGACCGGCGAGTTCACCGACTCGCGTCCGATCACCGAGATGATCGAGCGGCTGGCGACCCAGGGCCACCGCCGGTTCATCCATCTCGCCGGGGCCCCGGACTTCCCCTCCGCACGAGCGCGCCGGGACGCCTATCTCGAGACGATCGATCGGCTCGGGCTCGAGTCCCTCGGGGTGACCGCAGGCGACTGGAGCGGCGAGGCCGGCGAGGAGGCGATCGACGCATTGCCCGATGACGCTCCCCCGCTCGCGGTGATCGCCGCGAACGATGTCATCGCCACCGGCGCGATCAGAGCAGCCACCCGGCGCGGATGGCGACTGCCGCACGAGGTCGCCGTGACCGGGTGGGACGACCATCACCAGAGCGCCTTCCTCGTGCCCTCGCTCACGAGCGTCGCGCAGGACCGGGAGCGCCTCGGCGCCTACTCGATGCACCGGCTCGTGGCTGCCGTTCGGCGCGGCGAGCCACCCGTGAAACCGGACGGCCTGCTCACCATCGTGTGGCGCGAGTCGACCGAGTCCCCCCAACGACTACCGTGAAAGTGGAGGCGTCCATGAAGATCCTGATCCCGAACACCATCGACCTGCCGGTGACCGCCGACGTCGAGGTCGTCGTCTACGACATCGACGCGGTCATCCCGACGGAGCATCGCGATGCCGAGGTGCTGGTCGTCTGGCACAACTCGTCGGCCTGGCTGCAGGATGCCGCTCGCATGCTCCCGCGACTGCGGCTCGTGCAGGCGCTCGCCTCCGGCGCGGACGCGGTGCTGAACGCCGGATTCGCCGACGGGGTGAGCATCTGCTCCGGACGCTCGCTGCACGACGGCCCGGTCGCCGAGCACACCCTGGCACTGATCCTCGGCGCCGTGCGGCGCCTCGACCGGCTGCGCGACGCGCAGCGCGAGCACCACTGGGACGACGATTTCAACGACGTCCAGAGCGCGCCCGACACGCAGGCGTCGTACACGCTCGCCGGCGCGCGTGTCACGATCTGGGGGTTCGGATCGATCGCCTCGACCCTCGCTCCCCTCCTCACGGCGCTGGGCGCCGAGGTGCAGGGCATCGCCCGCACGGCGGGCACCCGCTCGGGCGTCGAGGTGCACGCGGATGCCGATGCGACGGCGGTCCTCGCCGACACCGACGTGCTGGTATCGATCCTGCCCGCCACGGCGGAGACCACCGACCTGCTCAGTGCCGATGTCTTCCACGCGCTGAAGCCGGGCGCCGTGTTCGTGAACGTCGGGCGCGGGGCGACGGTCGACGAGACCGCCCTCATCGCCGCCCTCGAGTCGGGGCAGCTGCGGTCGGCGGCGATCGACGTCGCGAAGGCCGAGCCGCTGCCGGCATCCGATCCGCTGTGGGAGGCGCCGAACCTCCTGCTCACCCCGCACGTCGCCGGCAACCGCCCGGTCGGCGCCGCGGACCTGGTCGATGAGAACATCGCCCGACTGCAGGCGGGTGACGACCTCGTCAATCAGGTGCACCCCTGAGCTGTACGACCGCAGAATAACCTCCAATCGGAGGTTTTCGGCGCGCCCTCGCTATCATCGGAGGATGACCGATCCGACACCCCGATCGTCGGGACCGCGAGGGAGCTACGCGAAGGGCATCGCGCGGCGTCAGGAGATCCTCGACAAGTCGATCGAGGTGTTTGCGAGACGCGGGGCGAAGAAGACCAGCCTGCGCGCTATCGCTCAGGAGGTCGGCGTGACGCACGCCGCCCTCACGCACTACTTCGGCTCTCTCGAAGACCTGCTCGTGGCCGTCTACCGCGAGCACGAGCGCCGCTCCGACTCCGAGCATCCCGAGACGCCGGCGGATGTGAGCCCTGCGCTGATGATGCGCGTCTCCGCCGAGGAGAACCGCAGCATCCCCGGCCTGATCCAGCTGTACTCCACGCTCGTCGCCACAGCACTCGAGGAGGAGGGCTCCCCGGCCCACGAGTTCGCGACCCAGCGATTCGGTCGACTCCGCATCGAGCTCACCGACCGGGTGCGTCTGCTGCAGTCCACCGGGCAGCTGCGCGACGACCTCGACCCCGCGCTCGTCGCGGCCCTCGTCATCGCGGCCTCCGACGGGCTGCAGACGCAATGGCTCCTCGAGCCGTCGGTCGACCATGAGGCCGCTCTCGAGATGCTCGACAACCTGCTCGCCGGCGACCGGCGCCGATAGGCACACCCGGCGACGAGAACCGCCGGCGATGCACCCCCGATCCTGCGGCCGGACGGGTCGGACAGACCACGCCCCCGTCGACGCGGTGTCGACGGGGGCGCGGTCGGTGCAGCGGGTCAGTCGCTCAGAGCGTCGCCGCGAACGGGTCGAAGCCCTCGGGGAGCAGCGGCACCGGAGCGACCGTGCTCTCGACGACGACAGCCTGACCGGTCGCCGCCGCTTCCTGTGCGGAGAGCAGGGTGTCGAGCACGTGGAAGCCGAGCTCACCGGAGGCGACGTGCGGACGCCCCTCGGCGATCGCCCGCACCATGTCGAGCGCGCCGATGCCGCGGCCGACCACGACGTCGTCGTGCTCGATCTCGATCCACTCCTGCTCGAACGACATGCCGTCACGGATCACACCGAGCGGCTTGACGTACGCGATGCGACCGGCGAACTGGTTCGGGTCGGGGAGCACGATCGTGCCCTCGGTGCCGTGGATCTCGACGATGCCGTGGCGCTCGAGCGCGGAGTCGAAGCTCAGCAGCGTCTGCGACTGCGCACCGCCCTCGAAGGCGGTGACGATCTGGATCGTCGACGGCACCTCGACCGGGAACATGGTCCCTGCGTTGGGTCCGGTGTGGATCTCGCGCTCCTCGCGCGCCTTCGTGCCGACCGCGGCGACGTGGTCGACCGGTCCGAGAAGGCTCACCAGGGCCGAGAAGTAGTACGGCCCCATGTCGAGCAGCGGCCCCGCACCCTCCGCGAAGAGGAAGGCAGGACTCGGGTGCCACAGATCGGGCCCTTGGGTCTGGAACGTGGTCTGGGCGAACAGCGGGCGGCCGATGACTCCGCTCTCGATCGCACGACGAGCGGCCTGGAAGCCCGGTCCGAGCAGCGTGTCGGGGGCGGAGCCGATCCGCAGGCCCGCGGCGTCGGCCTCACCGAGCAGCTCGGCAGCGCCGTCGCGGTCGAGCCCGAGGGGCTTCTCCGTCCAGACGTGCTTGCCTGCGGCGATCGCGGCGCGGGAGACCTCGATGTGCACGGCGGGGATCGTCAGGTTGATGACCAGATCGACGCCGGGGTGAGCGAGGACGTCGTCGGCGGTGCCGAACGACGGCACCCCGTACTTCGCCGCCTGCGCCTCGGCGCGGTCGACCAGCAGGTCGCCGACGACGAGCACCTCGACGTCGGGGAACGACGACAGGTTCTCGAGGTAGGTGTCGCTGATGACACCGAGGCCGATGATGCCGATGCCGACCGCGCTCATCGTGCGAACCCACCCTCGATGAGGAACGAGTAGCTCGCGGCGATGTCGGCGAAGACGTCACCCGGGGCGTTGTCGTATTCGATGATGGCGTACTTCAGGTCGGATGCCGCGCGCAGCGAGTCCGCGAGGG
The sequence above is a segment of the Microbacterium sp. Root553 genome. Coding sequences within it:
- a CDS encoding cupin domain-containing protein, whose product is MSGSSFPGGTSLSHLDVYADAAPDGICGGSPHMHLVSTEAYVVISGQGALQTIDADGFRETALSAGSVVWFTPGTVHRAVNHGGLRVVVLMSNAGLPEAGDAVMTFPAEVVADQEAYAAAASLGGESGRAARASARRDLAVTGFEALRDAVVAGDHAALDDFHAAAGALVRDRAEAWSDLVRARPLAQAEQSLALAAAVASGSVAHLADARVHQAVPSVGDRGYGMCGRLRTYDVTDDDMTDGAATDEENDR
- a CDS encoding Gfo/Idh/MocA family protein produces the protein MLRIGIIGTGGIADAHIEAYRAFPESCEIVALADVVPGRAEGKAVAFGLTEVAAFDDPLAMISSGLVDLVSIATPPSTHASLAIAALDAGLHVLVEKPMAPSLEECDAMLAAQERSGTVLSVVAQNRFRDDLATLKDVVDSGLLGSISHVRVDSAWWRGLPYYDLWWRGTWEKEGGGCTLNHAIHHIDLLLWLLGSPTEITAMLANAQHENAEVEDLSVAIFRYDRGLAQLTSSVVHHGQEQAIVIQGAHARVSQPFSVVAERSRPDGFPEPGGDPDVVSRIEALVAARTPLAHLGHEGQIGDLLAAVREGRAPVSTGQDGRNAVEVVTAIYKAGFEREFVALPIAASDPYYRAGRLVANAPHFFEKKASLIEAAS
- a CDS encoding LacI family DNA-binding transcriptional regulator → MDRRPTSHDVAHRAGVSQSTVSMVFTGRSGISEATRDKVLRAAAELHYRPNLAARSMRTQRTGRLAVVVPIATMNPLTLLSGAIAAARDEGYVVEVVSLPDDAEEREGRLSELVDSGQYEGVLAFTPLPFTDTTGGGPIVLSVGEFDDAMHMTGEFTDSRPITEMIERLATQGHRRFIHLAGAPDFPSARARRDAYLETIDRLGLESLGVTAGDWSGEAGEEAIDALPDDAPPLAVIAANDVIATGAIRAATRRGWRLPHEVAVTGWDDHHQSAFLVPSLTSVAQDRERLGAYSMHRLVAAVRRGEPPVKPDGLLTIVWRESTESPQRLP
- a CDS encoding NAD(P)-dependent oxidoreductase — encoded protein: MKILIPNTIDLPVTADVEVVVYDIDAVIPTEHRDAEVLVVWHNSSAWLQDAARMLPRLRLVQALASGADAVLNAGFADGVSICSGRSLHDGPVAEHTLALILGAVRRLDRLRDAQREHHWDDDFNDVQSAPDTQASYTLAGARVTIWGFGSIASTLAPLLTALGAEVQGIARTAGTRSGVEVHADADATAVLADTDVLVSILPATAETTDLLSADVFHALKPGAVFVNVGRGATVDETALIAALESGQLRSAAIDVAKAEPLPASDPLWEAPNLLLTPHVAGNRPVGAADLVDENIARLQAGDDLVNQVHP
- a CDS encoding TetR/AcrR family transcriptional regulator, whose translation is MTDPTPRSSGPRGSYAKGIARRQEILDKSIEVFARRGAKKTSLRAIAQEVGVTHAALTHYFGSLEDLLVAVYREHERRSDSEHPETPADVSPALMMRVSAEENRSIPGLIQLYSTLVATALEEEGSPAHEFATQRFGRLRIELTDRVRLLQSTGQLRDDLDPALVAALVIAASDGLQTQWLLEPSVDHEAALEMLDNLLAGDRRR
- a CDS encoding Gfo/Idh/MocA family protein, which produces MSAVGIGIIGLGVISDTYLENLSSFPDVEVLVVGDLLVDRAEAQAAKYGVPSFGTADDVLAHPGVDLVINLTIPAVHIEVSRAAIAAGKHVWTEKPLGLDRDGAAELLGEADAAGLRIGSAPDTLLGPGFQAARRAIESGVIGRPLFAQTTFQTQGPDLWHPSPAFLFAEGAGPLLDMGPYYFSALVSLLGPVDHVAAVGTKAREEREIHTGPNAGTMFPVEVPSTIQIVTAFEGGAQSQTLLSFDSALERHGIVEIHGTEGTIVLPDPNQFAGRIAYVKPLGVIRDGMSFEQEWIEIEHDDVVVGRGIGALDMVRAIAEGRPHVASGELGFHVLDTLLSAQEAAATGQAVVVESTVAPVPLLPEGFDPFAATL